One window of Centropristis striata isolate RG_2023a ecotype Rhode Island chromosome 23, C.striata_1.0, whole genome shotgun sequence genomic DNA carries:
- the crispld1a gene encoding cysteine-rich secretory protein LCCL domain-containing 1 isoform X3, whose protein sequence is MCYNMNVWGQIWAKAVYLVCNYSPKGNWWGHSPYKHGTSCSACPPSYGGGCKDNLCYKDDSSNPPQEETEENNFIEPEAPRAPQKPWSRGSKPEPPNLPAPAPTKPPTEDLQKNEVVNTQQMSQLVTCDTKLRDQCKGTPCNRYECPAGCLDATGKVVGTVYYEMQSSVCRAGLHAGVIDNDGGWMDVTRQGRKDFFIKSNKNGVQSLGKYLSANSFTVSRVAVKAITCEATVAQMCSYQKPVKHCPRLYCPRNCLEENPHISRVIGTRIYSDKSSICRAAVHAGVIRNDVGGFIDVMPVDKRKHYIASFQNGIFSESLQNPPGGRAFRVFAVI, encoded by the exons ATGTGTTACAACATGAATGTGTGGGGACAGATTTGGGCCAAAGCCGTCTATCTTGTCTGCAACTATTCACCAAA GGGAAACTGGTGGGGACATTCACCATACAAACATGGGACCTCGTGCTCTGCCTGTCCTCCCAGCTATGGAGGAGGCTGCAAGGACAACCTCTGCTACAAAG ATGACAGCTCCAACCCTCCACAAGAGGAAACGGaagaaaacaactttattgAGCCAGAGGCCCCCCGCGCTCCACAGAAGCCCTGGTCTCGGGGCTCCAAGCCTGAGCCTCCCAATCTCCCTGCCCCAGCCCCCACCAAGCCCCCCACGGAGGACCTGCAGAAGAATGAAGTGGTCAACACACAGCAGATGT cTCAGCTTGTGACCTGCGACACAAAGCTTCGAGATCAGTGTAAAGGAACACCATGCAATAG ATACGAGTGTCCAGCTGGGTGCCTAGATGCCACAGGAAAAGTAGTTGGGACAGTATACTATGAAATG CAATCCAGTGTGTGCAGAGCTGGTCTGCATGCTGGAGTCATAGATAATGacggaggatggatggatgtaacaAGACAAGGCAGAAAGGACTTTTTCATCAAATCCAACAAGAACGGAGTCCAGTCTCTTGG AAAATATCTGAGTGCTAACTCCTTCACCGTTTCCAGAGTAGCAG TTAAAGCCATCACCTGTGAAGCCACAGTTGCACAAATGTGTTCATACCAAAAACCAGTAAAGCATTGCCCAAG GTTATACTGCCCAAGAAACTGCTTAGAGGAGAATCCTCACATATCCAGAGTAATCGGCACCAGAATATACTCTGAC AAGTCCAGTATATGCCGAGCAGCAGTTCACGCTGGAGTAATCAGGAATGATGTGGGTGGTTTTATCGATGTGATGCCAGTGGACAAGCGGAAACACTACATTGCCTCATTCCAAAATGGCATTTTCTCAGAGAG CCTTCAAAACCCTCCTGGAGGGAGGGCGTTCCGGGTGTTCGCTGTGATTTGA
- the crispld1a gene encoding cysteine-rich secretory protein LCCL domain-containing 1 isoform X2, producing MGANYRWYRPPTFHVQAWYDEVKDYTFPYPQECDPYCPFRCSGPVCTHYTQLVWATSSRIGCAVNMCYNMNVWGQIWAKAVYLVCNYSPKGNWWGHSPYKHGTSCSACPPSYGGGCKDNLCYKDDSSNPPQEETEENNFIEPEAPRAPQKPWSRGSKPEPPNLPAPAPTKPPTEDLQKNEVVNTQQMSQLVTCDTKLRDQCKGTPCNRYECPAGCLDATGKVVGTVYYEMQSSVCRAGLHAGVIDNDGGWMDVTRQGRKDFFIKSNKNGVQSLGKYLSANSFTVSRVAVKAITCEATVAQMCSYQKPVKHCPRLYCPRNCLEENPHISRVIGTRIYSDKSSICRAAVHAGVIRNDVGGFIDVMPVDKRKHYIASFQNGIFSESLQNPPGGRAFRVFAVI from the exons ATGGGTGCTAACTACAGATG GTATCGTCCGCCCACGTTCCATGTGCAGGCCTGGTACGATGAAGTGAAAGACTACACCTTCCCTTACCCTCAGGAGTGTGATCCTTACTGCCCCTTCAGATGCTCCGGCCCAGTTTGTACTCATTATACACAG CTGGTATGGGCCACCAGCAGTCGGATTGGTTGTGCCGTCAACATGTGTTACAACATGAATGTGTGGGGACAGATTTGGGCCAAAGCCGTCTATCTTGTCTGCAACTATTCACCAAA GGGAAACTGGTGGGGACATTCACCATACAAACATGGGACCTCGTGCTCTGCCTGTCCTCCCAGCTATGGAGGAGGCTGCAAGGACAACCTCTGCTACAAAG ATGACAGCTCCAACCCTCCACAAGAGGAAACGGaagaaaacaactttattgAGCCAGAGGCCCCCCGCGCTCCACAGAAGCCCTGGTCTCGGGGCTCCAAGCCTGAGCCTCCCAATCTCCCTGCCCCAGCCCCCACCAAGCCCCCCACGGAGGACCTGCAGAAGAATGAAGTGGTCAACACACAGCAGATGT cTCAGCTTGTGACCTGCGACACAAAGCTTCGAGATCAGTGTAAAGGAACACCATGCAATAG ATACGAGTGTCCAGCTGGGTGCCTAGATGCCACAGGAAAAGTAGTTGGGACAGTATACTATGAAATG CAATCCAGTGTGTGCAGAGCTGGTCTGCATGCTGGAGTCATAGATAATGacggaggatggatggatgtaacaAGACAAGGCAGAAAGGACTTTTTCATCAAATCCAACAAGAACGGAGTCCAGTCTCTTGG AAAATATCTGAGTGCTAACTCCTTCACCGTTTCCAGAGTAGCAG TTAAAGCCATCACCTGTGAAGCCACAGTTGCACAAATGTGTTCATACCAAAAACCAGTAAAGCATTGCCCAAG GTTATACTGCCCAAGAAACTGCTTAGAGGAGAATCCTCACATATCCAGAGTAATCGGCACCAGAATATACTCTGAC AAGTCCAGTATATGCCGAGCAGCAGTTCACGCTGGAGTAATCAGGAATGATGTGGGTGGTTTTATCGATGTGATGCCAGTGGACAAGCGGAAACACTACATTGCCTCATTCCAAAATGGCATTTTCTCAGAGAG CCTTCAAAACCCTCCTGGAGGGAGGGCGTTCCGGGTGTTCGCTGTGATTTGA